One Actinoplanes missouriensis 431 DNA segment encodes these proteins:
- a CDS encoding bifunctional rhamnulose-1-phosphate aldolase/short-chain dehydrogenase, which produces MTNPVVAELIARSNRLGADPRTTNYAGGNTSAKGADIDPVTGQNVDLLWVKGSGGDLGTLTESGLAVLRLDRLKALPNVYPGLDREDEMVAAFDYCLHGRGGAAPSIDTAMHGLVDVPHVDHLHPDAGIAIATAADGPALTKEIFGDRVLWVDWRRPGFQLGLDIAAVQKANPQAIGVILGGHGITAWGATSDECERNSNEIIRAAAAYLAEHGRSAPFGATIHQPLEPGVRAERAAALFPVIRGLASTDRPQVGHYTDSDVVLDFAGSERLAELAALGTSCPDHFLRTKVKPLVVDTAPDAPLEEVVARLKELHEAYREDYRAYYERHATPESPAIRGADPAIVLVPGVGMFSFGANKQTARVAGEFYVNAINVMRGAESVSRYQPIDESEKFRIEYWSLEEAKLQRMPKPKPLATRIAFVTGGGSGIGRAIALRLAAEGAVVIVADRDGEAAENVAREIGGTDAAVSVVADVTDAAAVEAALNQGVLAFGGVDLVVNNAGLSISKPLLETTEQDWDLQHDVMAKGSFLVAKAAAKVLIAQGMGGDIVYISSKNSLFAGPNNVAYGAAKADQAHQVRLLAAELGSHGIKVNGINPDGVVRGSGIFSSGWGAQRAAVYGVPEEKLGEFYAQRTLLKREVLPEHVANAVFVLTAGELSHTTGLHVPVDAGVAAAFLR; this is translated from the coding sequence ATGACGAACCCCGTAGTCGCCGAGCTCATCGCCCGCTCGAACCGCCTCGGCGCGGATCCCCGCACGACCAACTACGCCGGCGGCAATACGTCCGCCAAGGGCGCCGACATCGACCCGGTCACCGGTCAGAACGTCGACCTGCTCTGGGTGAAGGGCTCCGGCGGCGACCTCGGCACGCTGACCGAAAGCGGTCTCGCCGTGCTGCGCCTCGACCGGCTCAAGGCCCTGCCGAACGTCTACCCCGGCCTCGATCGCGAGGACGAGATGGTCGCCGCGTTCGACTACTGCCTGCACGGGCGAGGTGGCGCCGCCCCCAGCATCGACACCGCGATGCACGGTCTCGTCGACGTCCCGCACGTCGACCACCTGCACCCGGACGCCGGCATCGCGATCGCGACGGCCGCCGACGGACCCGCGCTGACCAAGGAGATCTTCGGCGACCGGGTACTCTGGGTGGACTGGCGCCGCCCCGGCTTCCAGCTCGGCCTCGACATCGCCGCCGTGCAGAAGGCCAACCCGCAGGCGATCGGCGTGATCCTCGGCGGTCACGGCATCACGGCGTGGGGTGCCACGAGCGACGAGTGCGAGCGCAACTCCAACGAGATCATCCGGGCGGCCGCGGCCTATCTGGCCGAGCACGGCCGCAGCGCGCCCTTCGGCGCCACGATCCACCAGCCTCTGGAGCCGGGGGTACGGGCGGAGCGCGCCGCCGCCCTCTTCCCGGTGATCCGCGGTCTCGCCTCGACCGACCGCCCCCAGGTCGGCCACTACACCGACAGTGACGTGGTGCTCGACTTCGCCGGCAGCGAGCGGCTCGCCGAACTGGCCGCCCTCGGCACGTCCTGCCCGGACCACTTCCTGCGTACCAAGGTGAAGCCCCTGGTCGTGGACACCGCCCCGGACGCGCCCCTCGAGGAGGTCGTCGCCCGGCTGAAGGAGCTGCACGAGGCGTACCGGGAGGACTATCGGGCCTACTACGAGCGGCACGCCACGCCGGAGAGCCCGGCGATCCGCGGCGCCGACCCGGCGATCGTGCTGGTCCCGGGCGTCGGCATGTTCTCGTTCGGCGCCAACAAGCAGACCGCCCGGGTGGCCGGCGAGTTCTACGTCAACGCTATCAACGTGATGCGCGGCGCCGAGTCGGTCTCGCGGTACCAGCCGATCGACGAGTCGGAGAAGTTCCGCATCGAGTACTGGTCGCTCGAGGAGGCGAAGCTGCAGCGCATGCCGAAGCCGAAGCCGCTCGCGACCCGCATCGCGTTCGTGACCGGCGGCGGCTCGGGCATCGGCCGGGCCATCGCGCTGCGGCTCGCCGCCGAGGGCGCGGTCGTCATCGTCGCCGACCGGGACGGCGAGGCCGCCGAGAACGTGGCCCGCGAGATCGGTGGCACCGACGCTGCGGTGAGCGTGGTCGCCGACGTGACCGACGCGGCAGCCGTCGAAGCAGCGCTCAACCAGGGTGTCCTGGCGTTCGGCGGCGTCGACCTGGTGGTCAACAACGCCGGCCTGTCGATCTCCAAGCCGCTGCTGGAGACCACCGAGCAGGACTGGGACCTCCAGCACGACGTGATGGCGAAGGGCTCGTTCCTGGTCGCCAAGGCCGCAGCGAAGGTGCTCATCGCGCAGGGCATGGGCGGCGACATCGTCTACATCTCCAGCAAGAACTCGCTCTTCGCCGGCCCCAACAACGTCGCCTACGGCGCCGCCAAGGCCGATCAGGCCCATCAGGTACGCCTTCTCGCGGCGGAACTGGGCAGCCATGGCATCAAGGTCAACGGCATCAACCCCGACGGCGTGGTCCGCGGCTCGGGCATCTTCTCCAGCGGCTGGGGCGCTCAGCGGGCGGCCGTCTACGGCGTGCCGGAGGAGAAGCTCGGCGAGTTCTACGCGCAGCGCACCCTGCTCAAGCGTGAGGTGCTGCCGGAGCACGTGGCGAACGCGGTCTTCGTGCTGACGGCCGGCGAGCTGTCGCACACCACCGGCCTGCACGTTCCGGTTGACGCCGGTGTCGCGGCGGCCTTCCTGCGATGA
- a CDS encoding rhamnulokinase, giving the protein MTTAAFAAVDLGASSGRVVVGRLGDGKLELEVVHRFPNEPVRVGGTLHWDILSLYRGMIEGLRKAGPVTSIGIDSWAVDYGLIDASGALLGNPVHYRDARTDGIAGRIGDLYPVNGLQTLPFNTVYQLVAARPTPQYQAARSLLLVPDLLAYWLTGQIGAEYTNASTTGLLDVRTREWSSSLISQLDLRADLLPPVRHPGEVIGYHEGTPVVAVGSHDTASAIVGVPAEGTDFAYISCGTWSLVGLELDEPVLSDASRAANFTNEGGVDSTIRYLRNVMGLWPLQECLREWGSPSLPELLREAADEPALAYVVDLDDPVFMPPGDMEGRLRTMAGLPAGAGRATITRCILDSLALAQRRAVRQAQELSGRDVSKVHLVGGGALNELLCQLTADACGLPVLAGPVEATALGNLLVQARAAGVVEGGLDAMRALVRETQRIVRYEPRGDEAAWQAAAARAGR; this is encoded by the coding sequence ATGACGACAGCGGCATTCGCCGCGGTCGACCTCGGCGCGTCCAGCGGGCGCGTCGTGGTCGGCCGGCTCGGCGACGGAAAACTCGAACTGGAGGTCGTGCACCGGTTCCCGAACGAGCCGGTGCGGGTCGGCGGGACGCTGCACTGGGACATCCTGTCGCTGTACCGCGGGATGATCGAGGGCTTGCGCAAGGCCGGCCCGGTGACGAGCATCGGCATCGACTCGTGGGCCGTCGATTACGGCCTGATCGACGCGAGCGGGGCGCTGCTCGGCAACCCGGTGCACTATCGGGACGCGCGCACCGACGGGATCGCCGGGCGGATCGGCGACCTCTACCCGGTCAACGGGCTGCAGACGCTGCCGTTCAACACGGTGTACCAGCTGGTCGCGGCCCGTCCGACCCCGCAGTACCAGGCGGCGCGGAGCCTGCTGCTGGTGCCGGACCTGCTCGCCTACTGGCTGACCGGTCAGATCGGGGCGGAGTACACGAACGCGTCGACCACGGGACTGCTTGACGTCCGTACCCGGGAATGGTCGTCGTCCTTGATCTCGCAATTGGATCTGCGCGCCGATCTGCTGCCGCCGGTGCGGCACCCGGGCGAGGTGATCGGGTACCACGAGGGAACGCCGGTGGTGGCGGTCGGCTCGCACGACACCGCGTCCGCGATCGTCGGGGTGCCGGCCGAGGGGACCGATTTCGCCTACATCTCCTGCGGCACCTGGTCGCTGGTCGGGCTGGAGCTGGACGAGCCGGTGCTCAGCGACGCGTCGCGGGCGGCGAACTTCACCAACGAGGGCGGCGTCGACTCCACGATCCGGTACCTGCGGAACGTGATGGGGCTGTGGCCGTTGCAGGAGTGCCTGCGCGAGTGGGGCTCGCCGTCGCTGCCGGAGCTGCTGCGCGAGGCGGCCGACGAGCCCGCTCTCGCCTACGTCGTGGACCTGGACGACCCCGTCTTCATGCCACCCGGCGACATGGAGGGCCGGCTGCGCACGATGGCCGGTCTGCCGGCCGGCGCCGGGCGCGCGACGATCACCCGGTGCATCCTGGACAGCCTGGCGCTCGCGCAAAGGCGCGCGGTGCGCCAGGCCCAGGAACTCTCCGGACGTGACGTCAGCAAGGTGCACCTGGTCGGCGGGGGAGCGCTCAACGAGCTGCTCTGCCAGCTCACCGCGGACGCCTGCGGGCTGCCGGTGCTGGCCGGCCCGGTCGAGGCCACCGCGCTCGGCAACCTGCTCGTACAGGCTCGGGCGGCGGGCGTGGTCGAGGGGGGTCTTGATGCGATGCGGGCGCTGGTGCGCGAGACTCAACGCATCGTGCGTTACGAGCCGCGCGGCGACGAGGCAGCCTGG